A stretch of the Streptomyces sp. NBC_01428 genome encodes the following:
- a CDS encoding protein kinase, with translation MDEYAGRVLADRYRLPLPPSDEYELAESRAFDTYSGQEVLVRQVPLPEVVEAEMLDADGLPEGFVARDGGARRASARTTRRPAEPAVRRAIEAAQAAAQIPDHPRLDQVFDVFAEGGSLWIVSELVPARSLAALLAEKPLSPYRAAEVASDVLTALRVLHAHGWVHRNITARTVLVCDDGRVLLTGLAAGAAEEALCGYDPVPVREDDLGAEPGPGAGTGTETVARRGFAGQQGPGGQAGPGAQRGTGDRSGPRGHGPAGGIGFGGGTAHGVAVAATSGADAEEARRAAIEARAEQGTPVPGKPTPGAPARGPRALEAGGPARPGGPRPGPGEPVETPEAGGRADGPGGDIRAARAGAIAAYRAGARAAARVQEEQRGDPLALPAPRPGTSGEQAQETESHGQYPQQGPYGQPLQPGQYGAAPSPYGQGYDPAADPQQAPEYGSSADPQQTQAYGVPHLPAQGGQQRPPSAPPGQIADPYGVGGAGWHGAQPRSARGTGGDGGQGRHTLAGGTAGRPGPGATGYGNPAPGPAQQQSSATEYGGRPGAPGPAGAPDSGRTQGNRAPEGWVPDNSHGPGGLRAPQIPGQQRGYPDAGHTRVPGTSPAAPVPDHTRAPGAPQLAAPASHGTQGASGGWGELVAGAPPRRGPATALAAERARQARMAVVGPVTERWAPEQAGPVHENWQLAAPIGPATDLWALGALLFRAVQGHAPYPEENTAELVQLVCAEPPAFAEECGPLRPVVESLLRQDPTERLDFEELRGWLRSLVRSAPEPEAGAHVVAAPPVDPSRLPIVRRRGELVRRRRAGLPATSPHARHKRGRREGSGKPRSLGRNLVLLVLLLLVAAVAYAMVFLPKSGEGGTDDQGTGAVGQVSPAPDTGGGTDASSEPRPDQTSPSADKSPSGKASSTSGGSAGDPDVAQGFTLRKDPAGFRVAVASGWDRTPKNGRGQVVYSHGDFELIVVPGRDSTSTYGSDPMTYQRETEKELQPFRDSTWATSSGMRRIDVGGRVMAEGQFTWQDSAGRSLYVRNLAIIAGGHYHVVQLRGPEAERDEVTRLYEQASATYQVTG, from the coding sequence GTGGACGAATACGCGGGACGCGTACTCGCGGACCGGTACCGCCTGCCACTGCCGCCGTCCGACGAGTACGAACTCGCCGAGAGCCGCGCCTTCGACACCTACAGCGGGCAGGAAGTCCTGGTGCGGCAGGTGCCGTTGCCGGAGGTCGTCGAGGCCGAGATGCTCGACGCGGACGGCCTGCCCGAGGGTTTCGTCGCGCGGGACGGCGGAGCCCGGCGGGCGTCCGCGCGCACCACGCGCCGGCCCGCCGAACCGGCCGTGCGGCGCGCGATCGAGGCCGCCCAGGCCGCCGCGCAGATCCCCGACCACCCCCGGCTCGACCAGGTCTTCGACGTGTTCGCCGAAGGCGGGTCGCTGTGGATCGTCAGTGAGTTGGTGCCCGCGAGGTCGCTGGCGGCCCTGCTCGCCGAGAAGCCCCTCAGCCCCTACCGAGCCGCCGAGGTCGCCTCCGACGTCCTGACCGCACTGCGGGTCCTGCACGCGCACGGCTGGGTGCACCGGAACATCACCGCGCGCACGGTCCTCGTCTGCGACGACGGCCGCGTGCTGCTGACCGGACTCGCGGCGGGAGCCGCCGAGGAGGCGCTGTGCGGGTACGACCCGGTGCCGGTCCGCGAGGACGACCTCGGAGCTGAGCCCGGCCCCGGGGCCGGGACGGGCACCGAGACCGTCGCCCGCCGTGGCTTCGCGGGGCAGCAGGGGCCCGGCGGCCAGGCCGGCCCGGGCGCGCAGCGGGGCACCGGCGACCGGAGCGGTCCGCGCGGCCACGGTCCCGCGGGCGGGATCGGATTCGGAGGCGGCACCGCGCACGGGGTCGCCGTCGCGGCCACCTCGGGCGCCGACGCGGAAGAGGCCCGGCGCGCGGCCATCGAGGCCCGTGCCGAGCAGGGCACGCCCGTACCGGGCAAGCCCACGCCAGGAGCACCGGCCCGCGGCCCGCGCGCTCTCGAAGCGGGCGGCCCCGCCCGTCCGGGAGGCCCGCGGCCGGGACCCGGCGAACCGGTCGAGACGCCCGAGGCGGGCGGCCGGGCGGACGGTCCCGGAGGCGACATCCGCGCGGCGCGCGCGGGAGCCATCGCCGCGTACCGCGCGGGAGCGCGAGCCGCCGCCCGCGTGCAGGAGGAGCAGCGGGGCGACCCGCTCGCCCTCCCGGCGCCCCGGCCCGGGACCAGCGGCGAGCAGGCCCAGGAGACCGAGTCGCACGGGCAGTACCCGCAGCAGGGCCCGTACGGGCAACCGCTTCAGCCGGGGCAGTACGGCGCCGCTCCCTCGCCCTACGGCCAGGGGTACGACCCGGCGGCCGACCCCCAGCAGGCCCCGGAGTACGGCTCCTCGGCCGACCCGCAGCAGACCCAGGCGTACGGAGTTCCCCACCTGCCCGCCCAGGGTGGACAGCAGCGTCCGCCCAGCGCGCCCCCCGGCCAGATAGCCGACCCGTACGGAGTCGGCGGTGCCGGCTGGCACGGCGCGCAGCCGCGCTCCGCGCGAGGCACCGGCGGGGACGGCGGCCAGGGGCGCCACACGCTTGCCGGTGGAACGGCCGGTCGGCCGGGCCCGGGAGCCACGGGATACGGCAACCCCGCGCCGGGTCCGGCGCAGCAGCAGTCGTCCGCCACGGAGTACGGCGGCCGTCCCGGTGCGCCCGGGCCCGCTGGCGCCCCCGACAGCGGAAGGACGCAGGGCAACCGGGCCCCCGAGGGCTGGGTTCCCGACAACAGTCACGGGCCCGGCGGCCTCCGCGCCCCTCAGATCCCGGGTCAGCAGCGCGGTTACCCGGACGCGGGCCACACCCGGGTGCCCGGCACCTCACCGGCCGCGCCGGTTCCGGACCACACCCGCGCTCCCGGCGCCCCTCAGCTCGCCGCTCCCGCCTCGCACGGCACCCAGGGTGCGAGCGGTGGATGGGGCGAACTGGTCGCCGGTGCGCCGCCGCGCCGCGGTCCCGCCACCGCGCTCGCCGCCGAGCGGGCACGGCAGGCACGGATGGCCGTGGTCGGGCCGGTCACCGAACGCTGGGCACCGGAACAGGCCGGCCCCGTCCACGAGAACTGGCAGCTGGCGGCCCCCATCGGACCCGCCACCGACCTGTGGGCACTGGGCGCCCTGCTCTTCCGCGCCGTACAGGGCCACGCGCCCTACCCGGAGGAGAACACGGCCGAGCTGGTCCAGCTGGTGTGCGCCGAGCCGCCCGCGTTCGCCGAGGAGTGCGGCCCGCTGCGTCCCGTCGTCGAGTCGCTGCTGCGTCAGGACCCCACCGAGCGGCTGGACTTCGAGGAACTGCGCGGCTGGCTGCGGTCGCTGGTGCGCTCCGCGCCGGAACCCGAGGCAGGGGCGCACGTCGTGGCCGCGCCGCCCGTCGACCCGAGCCGGCTGCCGATCGTCCGGCGTCGGGGCGAGCTGGTCCGCAGGCGCCGCGCCGGACTTCCCGCGACGAGCCCGCACGCCCGGCACAAGCGCGGCAGGCGGGAGGGATCGGGCAAGCCCCGAAGCCTGGGGCGCAACCTGGTCCTCCTGGTGCTGCTCCTGCTGGTCGCGGCGGTCGCGTACGCGATGGTCTTCCTGCCCAAGTCCGGTGAAGGCGGCACGGACGACCAGGGCACCGGTGCCGTCGGGCAGGTCAGTCCCGCCCCCGACACCGGTGGCGGCACCGACGCGAGCAGCGAGCCGCGGCCCGACCAGACCTCGCCGTCCGCCGACAAGAGTCCGTCGGGGAAGGCGAGTTCGACGTCCGGCGGCAGCGCCGGCGATCCCGATGTCGCACAGGGCTTCACGCTCCGCAAGGACCCCGCGGGATTCCGGGTCGCCGTGGCGAGCGGCTGGGACCGCACGCCGAAGAACGGACGCGGCCAGGTCGTCTACTCCCACGGGGACTTCGAGCTGATCGTCGTTCCGGGCCGGGACAGCACGAGCACCTACGGCAGCGACCCGATGACGTACCAGCGGGAGACCGAGAAGGAGTTGCAGCCCTTCCGCGACTCGACGTGGGCCACGTCCAGCGGGATGCGGCGCATCGACGTGGGCGGCCGGGTGATGGCCGAGGGCCAGTTCACCTGGCAGGACTCGGCGGGGCGTTCGCTCTACGTGCGCAACCTCGCGATCATCGCCGGCGGGCACTACCACGTGGTGCAGCTGCGCGGCCCGGAAGCCGAACGCGACGAGGTGACGCGGCTCTACGAGCAGGCCTCCGCGACCTACCAAGTCACCGGCTGA
- a CDS encoding serine/threonine-protein kinase: MGTEGENVRLIAGRYRLEARIGRGGMGVVWRATDQLLGRQVAVKELVLDDSLSAEETRLQRDRTLREARAVAQLHHPHIIVVHDVVVDDERPYIVMELIDGGSLAERISARGPVDAREAARIGIDLLGALRRAHEAGVLHRDLKPANVLVEAGTDRVVLTDFGIAQVAGATTLTETGAFVGSPEYTAPERMAGARTGPESDLWSLGALLCTLLSGASPFRRDSLGGILHAVVVDEIRPPAQATPLLPVVRGLLERDPERRIDAAEAERLLRAFRDTGRTPRWSAPYTPTRRDNPLHRPVPRPSPSSGTAEERPPKQSARGLLVAAALVAAMAGAGVSAAALLMHDGGDGNGPPPSSSAPGSTARTPGEGPSASGTRPASPASAAPTATGREPATATGSRPAPPSGYRLASDPYGFALAVPEDFTRDPQGERVFYMSPGQVFRLGVKVSEPASGGPLGVMRRAADKGSSTNPGYRDGRVTRTTRGGHPAALWEFTWDGFTAAEGARHTYDLCWEEGDRMYDVWVSAPVGRLTEAKEYFDVAVDTFART; the protein is encoded by the coding sequence ATGGGGACCGAGGGGGAGAACGTCCGTTTGATCGCGGGCCGTTACCGGCTGGAGGCGAGAATCGGCCGGGGCGGCATGGGCGTCGTCTGGCGCGCCACCGACCAACTGCTCGGCCGGCAGGTCGCCGTGAAGGAACTGGTCCTCGACGACTCGCTCTCCGCCGAGGAGACCCGCCTCCAGCGTGACCGCACCCTGCGCGAGGCGCGGGCCGTGGCGCAGCTGCACCACCCGCACATCATCGTCGTCCACGACGTCGTCGTGGACGACGAACGTCCGTACATCGTCATGGAGTTGATCGACGGCGGTTCGCTCGCCGAGCGGATCTCGGCGCGCGGCCCCGTCGACGCCCGCGAGGCCGCCCGGATCGGCATCGACCTGCTCGGGGCGCTGCGCCGCGCGCACGAGGCCGGTGTCCTGCACCGCGACCTCAAGCCCGCCAACGTCCTCGTCGAGGCGGGCACCGACCGTGTCGTCCTCACCGACTTCGGGATCGCCCAGGTCGCGGGCGCCACGACGCTCACCGAGACCGGCGCGTTCGTCGGCTCGCCCGAGTACACCGCGCCGGAGCGGATGGCCGGGGCGAGGACCGGGCCCGAGTCCGACCTGTGGTCCCTGGGTGCGCTGCTGTGCACGCTGCTGAGCGGCGCGTCCCCCTTCCGCCGTGACTCGCTGGGCGGCATCCTGCACGCGGTCGTCGTCGACGAGATCCGTCCCCCGGCGCAGGCCACGCCCCTGCTGCCCGTCGTGCGGGGCCTGTTGGAGCGCGACCCGGAGCGGCGGATCGACGCGGCCGAGGCGGAGCGGCTGCTGCGGGCCTTCCGGGACACCGGCCGCACCCCGCGATGGTCCGCCCCGTACACGCCCACCCGGCGGGACAATCCGCTGCACCGGCCGGTACCCAGGCCGTCGCCCTCTTCCGGTACGGCGGAGGAGCGCCCGCCCAAGCAGTCCGCGCGGGGTCTGCTGGTCGCCGCCGCGCTGGTCGCCGCGATGGCCGGGGCCGGAGTTTCGGCGGCGGCCCTGCTGATGCACGACGGTGGTGACGGGAACGGCCCGCCGCCCTCGTCGAGCGCGCCCGGCAGCACGGCCCGCACCCCCGGCGAGGGCCCTTCGGCGTCCGGCACCCGTCCGGCGTCGCCCGCCAGTGCCGCCCCCACGGCCACCGGCCGCGAACCCGCGACCGCCACCGGCTCCCGTCCCGCGCCACCCTCCGGATACCGCCTGGCGTCCGATCCGTACGGCTTCGCGCTGGCCGTGCCCGAGGACTTCACCCGGGACCCGCAGGGGGAGCGGGTCTTCTACATGTCACCCGGGCAGGTCTTCCGTCTCGGCGTCAAGGTGTCCGAACCCGCGTCGGGCGGCCCGCTCGGTGTGATGCGCCGGGCGGCGGACAAGGGGTCCTCCACCAACCCGGGCTACCGCGACGGCCGGGTCACCCGGACCACGCGCGGCGGACACCCCGCCGCCCTCTGGGAGTTCACCTGGGACGGCTTCACCGCGGCGGAGGGTGCCCGGCACACCTACGACCTGTGCTGGGAGGAGGGCGACCGGATGTACGACGTGTGGGTGTCGGCGCCGGTCGGCCGGCTGACGGAGGCGAAGGAGTACTTCGACGTGGCCGTGGACACCTTCGCCCGCACGTGA
- a CDS encoding serine/threonine-protein kinase: MSEAERAGASRQDKSERLLAGRYRLGDVLGRGGMGTVWRAQDETLGRTVAVKELRFPSSIDDEEKRRLITRTLREAKAIARIRNTGAVTVFDVVDEDNRPWIVMELIEGKSLAEAIREDGVLTPKRAAEVGLAILDVLRAAHRQGILHRDVKPSNVLMSDDGRVVLTDFGIAQVEGDPSITSTGMLVGAPSYISPERARGHKPGPAADLWSLGGLLYASVEGVPPYDKGSAIATLTAVMTEPVEQPKNAGPLESVIYGLLAKDPEQRLDDAGARALLNEVLREPEPKAAEPEPMDATKVVTLPPVPEEGLGRRSSGSGTGSGARKGEEASERLRGALRSVRKAASAAGAATAAATTRAKAPGGSAEIPGARSAAGTADQGKDKGKEKGKGGSAGAASGGAAAADASVASPSEGLSPAESGKAEDTGRDGSSVNSSSAGEAGAAGAATRSTPGSGWPAAPERRPRPVPKASLTDVVPRRTLVVIALVVALAVLGTVLALTLGGGDDSGTKDNKGGAAPTASSGASAGSDKGSGTKSDDKDDKGSEHTDKGDTSGSGSGSGSKESSGTSADPSAGASEGSGGDDKGSGSTAESTYRSSQGFSIGLPKGWKYQSADSAGARFSGPDGQRLLVGWTTTPKDDPVADWRNQERYMTRPQYTRLRIEKVDYRGWNTADWEFTYVDGGTKYRSIDRGFVVNAHQGYALMYTAKASAWDSTLRKETWKTLSQTFRPKS; encoded by the coding sequence ATGTCGGAGGCGGAGCGGGCGGGAGCATCCCGTCAGGACAAGAGCGAACGTCTCCTCGCCGGGCGGTACCGGCTGGGGGATGTTCTCGGCCGCGGCGGCATGGGCACGGTGTGGCGCGCGCAGGACGAGACCCTGGGCCGCACGGTCGCCGTGAAGGAGCTGCGGTTCCCGTCGAGCATCGACGACGAGGAGAAGCGCCGGCTCATCACGCGCACGCTGCGGGAGGCCAAGGCGATCGCGCGGATCCGGAACACGGGCGCGGTCACCGTCTTCGACGTGGTCGACGAGGACAACAGGCCGTGGATCGTGATGGAGCTCATCGAGGGCAAGTCCCTCGCCGAGGCCATCCGTGAGGACGGGGTGCTCACGCCGAAGCGCGCCGCCGAGGTGGGGCTCGCCATCCTCGACGTGCTGCGCGCGGCGCACCGCCAGGGCATCCTGCACCGGGACGTGAAGCCGTCGAACGTGCTGATGTCCGACGACGGCCGCGTCGTGCTCACCGACTTCGGCATCGCGCAGGTGGAGGGCGACCCGTCCATCACCTCGACCGGCATGCTCGTCGGAGCCCCCTCCTACATCTCGCCCGAGCGGGCGCGCGGTCACAAGCCGGGCCCCGCCGCCGACCTGTGGTCGCTGGGCGGACTGCTGTACGCGTCGGTGGAAGGCGTGCCGCCGTACGACAAGGGTTCCGCGATCGCGACGCTGACCGCCGTGATGACGGAGCCGGTGGAGCAGCCGAAGAACGCGGGTCCGCTGGAGAGCGTGATCTACGGTCTGCTCGCCAAGGACCCCGAGCAGCGGCTCGACGACGCGGGCGCCCGCGCCCTGCTGAACGAGGTGCTGCGCGAGCCCGAGCCGAAGGCCGCCGAGCCGGAGCCGATGGACGCGACGAAGGTCGTGACCCTGCCGCCGGTTCCGGAAGAGGGCCTGGGACGGCGGAGTTCGGGCAGCGGTACGGGCTCCGGAGCCCGGAAGGGCGAGGAGGCGTCCGAGCGGTTGCGCGGGGCGCTGCGTTCGGTGCGCAAGGCCGCTTCGGCGGCCGGAGCCGCCACCGCCGCGGCGACGACGCGTGCGAAGGCCCCGGGCGGGTCCGCGGAGATCCCCGGAGCGCGGAGCGCGGCCGGGACGGCTGACCAGGGCAAGGACAAGGGCAAGGAAAAGGGCAAGGGCGGGAGCGCCGGCGCCGCCTCCGGTGGGGCCGCGGCCGCTGACGCCTCCGTGGCGTCTCCCTCCGAGGGACTGTCGCCCGCGGAGTCGGGCAAGGCCGAGGACACCGGTCGTGACGGTTCGTCGGTGAACTCCAGTTCGGCCGGGGAGGCCGGTGCGGCGGGTGCCGCCACGCGGAGCACCCCCGGGTCCGGATGGCCGGCGGCCCCCGAGCGGCGGCCGCGGCCGGTGCCGAAGGCGTCGCTGACGGACGTCGTGCCGCGCCGCACGCTGGTGGTCATCGCCCTCGTCGTGGCACTGGCGGTGCTCGGCACCGTCCTCGCCCTCACCCTCGGCGGCGGGGACGACAGCGGCACCAAGGACAACAAGGGCGGTGCCGCGCCGACCGCGTCCAGCGGGGCGAGCGCCGGCAGCGACAAGGGCTCCGGCACCAAGAGCGACGACAAGGACGACAAGGGCTCCGAGCACACCGACAAGGGCGACACTTCCGGTTCGGGCTCGGGCTCCGGCTCGAAGGAGTCCTCGGGCACCTCGGCGGATCCGAGCGCGGGCGCCTCCGAGGGTTCGGGCGGCGACGACAAGGGGTCGGGCTCCACGGCGGAGTCGACGTACAGGAGCAGCCAGGGGTTCTCGATAGGGCTGCCGAAGGGCTGGAAGTACCAGTCGGCGGACTCCGCCGGGGCACGGTTCTCCGGGCCCGACGGGCAGAGGCTCCTCGTCGGCTGGACGACGACGCCCAAGGACGACCCGGTCGCGGACTGGCGCAACCAGGAGCGCTACATGACGCGCCCCCAGTACACGCGCCTGCGCATAGAGAAGGTGGACTACCGCGGCTGGAACACGGCCGACTGGGAGTTCACCTACGTGGACGGCGGCACCAAGTACCGGTCGATAGACCGAGGTTTCGTTGTGAACGCGCATCAGGGGTACGCGTTGATGTACACGGCGAAGGCCTCCGCCTGGGACAGCACGCTGCGCAAGGAGACGTGGAAGACGCTGAGTCAGACGTTCCGGCCGAAGTCGTGA
- a CDS encoding serine/threonine-protein kinase — protein sequence MQGLLLAGRYRLVDSIGSGGMGRVWRAHDEVLHRTVAVKELTAALYAAEGDRARLLARTHAEARAAARINHSAVVTIHDVLDHDNRPWIVMELVEGNSLADEVKDRGRIEPAEAARIGLWVLRGLRAAHAAGVLHRDVKPGNVLLSPDRRVLLTDFGIAQVEGDTTITRTGEIVGSVDYLAPERVRGHDPGPSSDLWALGATLYTAVEGRSPFRRTSPLTTMQAVVDEDPEPPRNAGALEPVIAALLSKEPEARPGPAEAEEMLAEAAEGRRPRTAQAHVPTAQHTDTRVDPNAVRGNAPGGNGTHGGGTHGGPSYGGGPYGPSTGGAGPAGTAYQPLPAPGGPVPGKRRRGRTVALVLVLAAVVGGGGAVVMRYADGWRHDTSSVSTGGSKGTGTGDKPTPTPSDSASKAPADSLPKGWVRVKDPLGFRLALPGKDWKRTVNGSQIDYSPDGGQHFVRIAIDESPDFDDPYRHQLDLQQQLKKLKNYTSDGPGANTFRDCRGSLWDFTWTAEEGKTDFPGLRRAIEETYISRKGVEYAIYMSSPLEDWIVTRQQFGAVLRSWAEAG from the coding sequence ATGCAGGGCCTGCTCCTTGCGGGCCGCTACCGGCTTGTGGACTCCATCGGCAGCGGTGGCATGGGCCGGGTGTGGCGTGCGCACGATGAGGTGCTGCACCGCACGGTCGCGGTCAAAGAGCTGACCGCCGCGCTGTACGCCGCCGAGGGCGATCGTGCCCGGCTGCTCGCCCGTACCCACGCCGAGGCGCGGGCCGCGGCCCGGATCAACCACTCGGCCGTCGTCACCATCCACGACGTGCTGGATCACGACAACCGGCCCTGGATCGTCATGGAGCTGGTCGAGGGCAACTCGCTGGCCGACGAGGTCAAGGACCGGGGCCGGATCGAACCGGCCGAGGCGGCGCGGATCGGGCTGTGGGTGCTGCGCGGGCTGCGCGCCGCGCACGCGGCCGGTGTGCTGCACCGCGACGTGAAGCCGGGCAACGTCCTGCTGTCGCCCGACCGGCGTGTGCTGCTCACCGACTTCGGGATCGCGCAGGTCGAGGGCGACACGACCATCACCCGCACCGGCGAGATCGTCGGATCCGTCGACTACCTCGCACCCGAGCGGGTGCGCGGCCACGATCCCGGCCCGTCCTCCGACCTGTGGGCCCTCGGGGCCACGCTGTACACGGCGGTGGAGGGACGTTCGCCGTTCCGGCGCACCTCCCCGCTGACCACGATGCAGGCCGTCGTCGACGAGGACCCCGAGCCGCCGCGGAACGCGGGTGCGCTGGAGCCGGTCATCGCCGCGCTGCTCAGCAAGGAACCGGAGGCCAGGCCCGGTCCCGCGGAGGCCGAGGAGATGCTCGCCGAGGCCGCCGAGGGCCGCCGCCCGCGGACGGCGCAGGCCCATGTACCGACGGCCCAGCACACGGACACGCGCGTGGACCCGAACGCCGTCCGGGGGAACGCGCCCGGCGGAAACGGTACTCACGGGGGCGGTACCCACGGCGGCCCGTCCTACGGGGGCGGGCCCTACGGACCGTCCACCGGAGGGGCAGGTCCCGCCGGGACCGCGTACCAGCCTCTGCCCGCGCCCGGCGGTCCGGTGCCGGGGAAGCGGCGGCGCGGCCGTACCGTCGCGCTCGTCCTGGTCCTGGCCGCGGTGGTCGGGGGCGGCGGTGCCGTGGTCATGCGGTACGCGGACGGCTGGCGGCACGACACCTCGTCCGTCTCGACGGGTGGGAGCAAGGGCACCGGCACCGGCGACAAGCCGACGCCGACGCCCTCGGACAGCGCGTCCAAGGCGCCGGCCGACAGCCTGCCCAAGGGGTGGGTGCGGGTGAAGGACCCCCTGGGCTTCCGCCTCGCCCTGCCCGGCAAGGACTGGAAGCGCACGGTCAACGGCTCCCAGATCGACTACAGCCCCGACGGCGGCCAGCACTTCGTCCGGATCGCCATCGACGAGTCACCGGACTTCGACGACCCGTACCGCCATCAGCTCGACCTGCAGCAGCAGCTGAAGAAGCTGAAGAACTACACCAGCGACGGTCCCGGGGCCAACACCTTCCGGGACTGCCGCGGCTCCCTCTGGGACTTCACCTGGACCGCCGAGGAGGGCAAGACCGACTTCCCGGGGCTGCGCCGCGCGATCGAGGAGACCTACATCTCCCGCAAGGGCGTCGAGTACGCGATCTACATGTCCTCGCCGCTGGAGGACTGGATCGTGACGCGTCAGCAGTTCGGCGCGGTCCTGCGCAGTTGGGCCGAGGCCGGATAA
- a CDS encoding serine/threonine-protein kinase — protein sequence MSDNGGVPHGGEEPTSFGLQPPRPAAPGHRPEAQAAVPYPGNPYATPTRVVPEQAQPEQEARPEPPVQDPGAGRLIAGRYRLLSKLGHGGMGTVWRAKDETVDREVAVKEPRVPDHLPERERANVYERMRREARAAARLDHPAVVSVHDVAVVDGRPWIVMELVRGRSLGDALQEGTLGVREAARIGLEVLGALEAAHAAGVLHRDVKPDNVLLGRHDRVVLTDFGIAQIEGETSLTDTGGFVGSPEYIAPERVLGQRPGPASDLWSLGVVLYTATEGVSPFRRSNTPATLQSVLNSTPTVPASAAGPLAEVINGLLAKDPSHRPGADRVRRLLEEAARPPAPAPTQVVTVASPTGPAGTGGLTVRLGRKALIGVGAAVVALAVAAYLVIADPFAGPLPDGWSKHHVTDVAATLAVPADYQQSTPDRSSDKTHWVTYTDWSGSIWIGLTLAKKSEDANKEIKDSAAAEMYADNGDFKQSGEYSLSMPEGPRTETDGNTTYRGRKSAENTLTYKTTDSENPRPRELRLFYYKSAAGDMYKLTVSYPGKGDFTDRGREVARQAIANLDVDKL from the coding sequence ATGAGCGACAACGGGGGAGTCCCTCACGGGGGCGAAGAACCGACGAGTTTCGGTCTGCAACCACCACGGCCCGCCGCGCCGGGACACCGGCCGGAGGCACAGGCCGCCGTCCCGTACCCGGGCAATCCGTACGCCACGCCGACCCGGGTCGTCCCGGAGCAGGCGCAGCCGGAGCAGGAGGCGCGTCCGGAGCCGCCCGTGCAGGACCCGGGCGCCGGGCGGCTCATCGCCGGCCGCTACCGGCTGCTCTCCAAGCTCGGCCACGGCGGCATGGGCACGGTGTGGCGCGCCAAGGACGAGACCGTGGACCGCGAGGTCGCCGTCAAGGAACCGCGCGTCCCGGACCATCTTCCCGAGCGTGAACGCGCCAATGTCTACGAGCGGATGCGGCGCGAGGCGCGCGCCGCGGCGCGGCTCGACCACCCGGCCGTCGTGAGTGTCCACGACGTCGCGGTCGTGGACGGCCGGCCCTGGATCGTCATGGAGCTGGTGCGCGGCCGGTCGCTCGGCGACGCCCTCCAGGAGGGCACCCTCGGCGTCCGCGAGGCCGCCCGGATCGGCCTGGAGGTGCTCGGTGCGCTGGAGGCGGCGCACGCGGCGGGCGTCCTGCACCGGGACGTCAAGCCCGACAACGTGCTCCTCGGCCGGCACGACCGGGTCGTGCTCACCGACTTCGGGATCGCCCAGATCGAGGGCGAGACCAGCCTCACCGACACCGGCGGCTTCGTCGGCTCGCCCGAGTACATCGCCCCGGAGCGGGTGCTCGGGCAGCGGCCGGGCCCCGCCTCCGACCTCTGGTCGCTCGGCGTGGTGCTCTACACGGCGACCGAGGGCGTCTCGCCGTTCCGTCGCAGCAACACGCCCGCCACGCTCCAGTCGGTCCTCAACTCCACGCCGACGGTGCCCGCCTCTGCCGCGGGTCCGCTCGCCGAGGTGATCAACGGCCTGCTCGCCAAGGACCCCTCGCACCGCCCCGGCGCGGACCGGGTCCGGCGTCTCCTGGAGGAGGCGGCCCGGCCTCCTGCCCCGGCGCCGACGCAGGTGGTCACCGTGGCGAGCCCGACGGGGCCGGCCGGGACCGGCGGCCTCACCGTCCGGCTCGGCCGCAAGGCGCTGATCGGCGTGGGTGCGGCGGTCGTCGCCCTCGCGGTGGCGGCGTACCTGGTGATCGCCGACCCGTTCGCCGGACCGCTGCCCGACGGCTGGAGCAAGCATCATGTGACGGACGTCGCCGCGACGCTGGCGGTGCCGGCCGACTACCAGCAGTCCACGCCGGACCGGTCCTCGGACAAGACGCACTGGGTCACGTACACGGACTGGAGCGGCAGCATCTGGATCGGGCTGACCCTGGCGAAGAAGTCGGAGGACGCGAACAAGGAGATCAAGGACTCCGCGGCGGCCGAGATGTACGCCGACAACGGCGACTTCAAGCAGAGCGGCGAGTACAGCCTGAGCATGCCCGAGGGGCCGCGGACGGAGACCGACGGGAACACGACCTACCGGGGCAGGAAGTCCGCCGAGAACACGCTGACGTACAAGACCACCGACAGCGAGAACCCGCGCCCGCGCGAGCTGCGGCTCTTCTACTACAAGTCGGCGGCCGGCGACATGTACAAGCTCACGGTCAGCTACCCGGGCAAGGGCGACTTCACCGATCGCGGACGCGAGGTCGCCCGGCAGGCCATCGCGAACCTGGACGTGGACAAGCTGTGA